cgatccaaattggtgagcggaacttgaaagttggtgtcaatttaactacaagtcaggaaaacaggttgctcaaattattatctgagaatatggatttgtttgcatggagtgcaagagatttaccaggaatcgatccggaatttatatgtcacaaattggctttaaatcccggggtgaaacctattgttcagtttaaaagaaagatgggcgaagagaaggcagaggctgtaaaggtggaaacaaataagttactggaggctggattcattagggaagtaaagtatccaacttggttggcgaatgttgttatggtaaagaaggctaatggcaagtggcgaatgtgcacagattatacagatttgaacaagcactgtcctaaggattcttatcctttaccgaatattgataagcttgtggatagggcatctggattcggaatgcttagccttatggatgcatactcaggatatcatcaaataagaatgtatcagcctgacgaggagaaaacagctttcatgacaaatcaggcgaactattgctatcagactatgccgtttgggctgaagaatgcgggagcaacataccaaaggttgatggataaggtgtttgacaagcaggtggggcggaacatggagatttatgtagacgacatggtggtcaagtcagaggaaatggtggcgcattgttctgatctcgaagaagcttttggcgaactaagaaagcataacatgagacttaatccggaaaagtgttcgtttggaattcaaagcggaaagtttttgggtttcatgatcacgaggagaggaattgaggcgaaccctgataagtgtaaggcgatactcgatatgcagagtccaacctcagttaaagatgtgcagaagttaacaggaagaatagcagctttatccaggtttcttccgtgttcgggggaaaaatcagcaccattttttcaatgcttaaggaagaacaaaacttttcagtggactgaagaatgtgagagggcgttccaaagtttgaaggatcatttatccaagccaccaattttagccaaaccagttccaggtatttcattatcaatgtttatttccatctctgataatgcagttagttcagttttgttgcaagaaaataaggatgatatgaggatcatatattttgtgagtcatgctcttcaaggagctgaaattagataccaaaaaattgaaaaggctgcattagctctaatcatatccgccaggaaattaagaccttatttccaaggctttccaattgtggtaaaaacagatttgccacttcgccaagttttacaaaagcctgatctggctggacgaatggtttcctgggctgttgaattgtcagaatttgaaatcacttttgacaggaaaggtctggttaaagcacaggtattggtggattttgttaatgaaatgtcttccagtgagaaaaatatggaagttggcgaatggagtttgtctgtagatggttCGTCTAATGTCCagggaagtggagctggaataatcttagaagggccaggtggcgtgacagttgagcagtcgctcaagtttgactttaaagcaagcaataatcaggcagagtatgaagctataattgcaggtttgaagttggcgatcgagatgggggtcaagagcataatgattaaaacagattctcagatagtttccaggcaaattcagggtgaatatcaggcgagggacgcacagctggctaagtatttattgaaagctcagggattgataaagcagataggcacagtgcaggtcaattatgttccgcgggaggagaatacaagggcggatattctatcaaagttagcaagcacaaagaagccgggaaacaataagtcagttatccaggaagttttaagtagcccaagtatcgaagaagatgagacaatgatggtgttaaaTTTAGCGAATTCAGATTGGATGGGGCGTATCAAAcagtgtttggaggcagaaggCTCTAATGTGTTGACATTctctaaggatcaaattcgcgaggcgagtcgttacacattgttgggcgatcaattgtacagaagagggattggagttcctttattgagatgtgtctctaaggatgaggcggaaagaatcatgtttgaagttcacgaaggtgtgtgtgcaagtcatgtagggggaagatctttggcggcgaaagtgctcagggcagggttctattggccaactttacgaggggattgtatggaatatgtgaagaagtgtggtaaatgtcaaatttatgcagatttacataaggcgccgcctgagactcttagctcaatgagttcatcgtggccatttgcaatgtggggagtagatattctgggaccgttcactccagcaggttctcaaatcagatttattttggtggcggtggactattttactaagtggattgaggcggaatcaatggcgaagataacagcagaaaaagtcaaaaagttttattggagaaaattggtttgcagatttggcgttccagcaactatcgtctcagacaatggaacacagtttacaagcaggagtgtgaaggatttttgtgcaggaatgggaattgagatgcgtttcgcctcagttgagcaccctcagacaaatggacaagtggagtcagcgaataaagtcattctcaatggaattagaaagcgtctaggcgaagctaagggattatgggctgaagagttaatcacggtcatttgggcgtacaatactactcctcaatcaactactggcgaatcaccttttaaattgacttacggggtagatgcgatgataccagcagaattacaagatgtaactttcagggtggcaacttataatgaagagcagaacgacatgaatagagtggttgatctcaatttagcagaggaaacgcaagcagaggttcgtttgaggcaAGCAATGGTAAAACAGTGGTCtgaaaggcgatacaattctagagtggttccgaggcaaatgagagttggtgatttggttctgcgtaggaaggcaaaggggcctgatgattcgaagttatcacctaattgggaaggaccttacaggattctgcgtgagcttggtcaaggggcgtatcatttggaggagttatcggggcgaagggtcccaagggcttggaatgcacagcatctccgttattattacagttgaagtgcagggtggttcgttcggtttgtttggttttgtacagtttgtttcagtgtatgtttgtccaagactatgttttgttgtttcagtttgtgtgtgttgaagtctacgtttgttggttgtattgtttaagactatgtttgttgtgtaagactaaattcgatgcactcttttctctaccccaggcgggagagtttttaacgaggcatcaattattaatgaataacaggtatgcactcttttctctaccccaggcgggagagtttttaacgaggcataacctttttaaaatgatcaagggcttatcattttacttatttcttttacccatagcggaaacttatcaactaaggtctatcaattgggcgacgtcagacaattgagaaaaaagtaagtctcttaaaacaagagcattcggccacgaattcataagcacagtcttaaattggatttaagcttgtccaaactaagcacaagtctccacgcgagcatactaatgaaatcaaatatgttgactttgatttccatgagtaactatgtcaaaaatgaaaaatttgactaagttatgttcacaaaggccttatgattccaaagtagttggttaagtttaaactttacgACATTTAAAGAGATTCATTCAAGGGTATTTTACCATGTACAGTAAAATGAGAGGGTAACGTCTTCAGCTAAATGACGAGGGCGGACTGATTTcggtgaaaggttagtaaatgtCATTTGTGTTAAGTTATATGTTTAAGTTATGTGATAACTTGAATAACTAAGTAAAGTTATGCTTATATTTTTAAGTTGTATGGTAACTTAGATGACTTAGTAATGATATGTTTAGTTATAGAATTAGTTACTGTGATAGTTGTTTGGGTGCGAAAAGGATAATGTTATTTCTGAAGTCATGAAGTTTTAGGTTTTTGGCGAGACAATTAGAATATGAAGTATTCATATAATGCTGAAGGGAAATTCATTACGATATGGGAAAAGTTCGGTACATGAGAgcaaggaaaataaataaacgaAGATTAAAGAGACCGGAGGTCTTTTACATAATTTTCtaaaaaggaaaagggaatGAGACTTGTTGCTAATGGTTTTCTCCCTCTCCTTCTTTGCGGttgacattttcttcttcatttttgtcttcttcttcttcttcttcttcttctcctttcccaTCCGCGTTATCCGGGCTGATCAGTTTTCCATCTACAATACGAGCATAAGGGTTTGCACCCTCCAAGTTGACCGCCAGGTCAGGATTGagaaaggagatttgatttAGTGCTTTGGCGAAGCCAGCCTCAAATTGATCCAAAACAGAACATTGCAATTCAGcaatttctgttttcattttagaaTTCTCATCCAGGGTTTGGTTATGAACAGTAGTTATTTGGGCGAGGTCAGCTTTCACTTTGTCATTTTCCTCAGTTAATGTCTGAACAGAAGCTTTGTGATTTTCAGCAGTCTTCTTCGCATCCTCAATCTCTACAGCCAAATCAGCAGCCTTTTTCTCATTCGCTTTGTTGGATTTATCTAACAGCTTCAACGTTGCTTTCAGCTtcccaatttctttttctttttcttcaacgaGTTTGGCATTGGTGAGGCCATCGAATCCATTAGATTCTAGGTCAATCATCTTGGCGACTGCAGCAATTTCTAAGCCTTTGGTCATCATAGCTTGGCAGGCCTCTTTTAAACccatcttcctcatcttctcaCGGTCAGCTTCAAAAACCAAGTTTGTCTCCACCAGAGAGTTGAAATCTATCTTTGAATCCCAAAGTGAAGTTACTTCAGTGGAGGTCAGTTCTTCAAACTCCTTCAGCAAGTTCTTCCAGCAAATAGGCGGAGTGCTTGATGAGCAGCCTTTATTCGCCCCTGGCGAATCATTTCTGTTCATAAATTGCTCTAAGGAAGTCTGGTTCGAAGCTTTGTTCTTCTGAGAGGCAGGTTCTTcagtctttttctttttcttggcgGGGCGACCAACTTCTGTGCCAGAATGGCTGGTGTCTTGGTCGGCAACAGACTTTGAAGGATTCCTTTTTTCACGGGCGGCCTGTTGTTCACGGTGAAAGCGGAGGAGATCTTCTTCAGTAAGGCGAGCCATTTTACCTGCAGTAGTATAGTGGTGTTAGAATATAAGAAGATTTTAATATAAAGTGGAAAGGTAAAATGCATAATGAGATGCCTTACCAATGTATTTACCCACTTCATTCTTAGAAAGGGCGGCCATAAAATCTGCAAGGTTCAATCCTAAGCCAGATAAAAGTTGGCAATCTACTAATTCTGATTCAGTCAAGGCATCCTCGGAAATTTTGATGATGCCTTCATATTGGTTCGTCCAGTAGAACGGAAATCGGGGACTCCCGTCATCAAAGTAAAAAATATCTTTACAGGGTTCTGATTCACGGAGTTTGAAAAATTTTCCTTTGAAGTGTTTATAGTGACTTTTGAATAAAGTGAATAGCCCTAAACCCCTAGCAGTAGCAAGCGAAACGTATTCACCTCTAACGTTTCGCCCACATGTCtcaaaaaagtagaaaaacttATTACTGGTGGGTTCAATTTTTAGAGTTAGGCATAAAATTTCAAAGGCTTTTAGATACGCCCAAGCATTGCCATGAAGTTGGGTAGGAGCTACATTCAGAAGGGTTAAAACGGAACAGGTGAAATCAGAGAAAGGCAGAGTATACTTCAAATcgaaaaataagttttcaaagagATAGGTGAAGTTTCGCCCCTGATTATCTGGTCCCCCAAAACAACACGGCTCATCAGGGGCGCAGGGAATTATGTCCAAATGTGCATCTAGGCCATCTTTCCTAAAGTTGTATTTAGTGACTAAATCTATAATAGCTTTTGGAGTAGAGTATTTAGAgaattgttttttgattttactaGCCACCCATAGGGAATCGGCAATAGGTGGAACACTAGGAGTAGAAGCCTCTTTACGGGTGCGTTTAGAAACCATTTTCAAAGTGTCCTGAAAGTGAAAGGTTTAGAAGTAAGATGAAGAAGGAATAGAGTATAAGTTTTTAGTTTACAATGCAAGGTTTAGGAAGTGTTTCTGGGTAGAGAAAGAGTTATGGGTATCAAAAATAGAAACTTTTATGCGCAAGTTCATGTGAAAGTatgaaataaagaagaaaagggaAGAAGATTGTTACCTGAGAGAAAGTTTGGAACTTCAAGGACTCTGCTGGGTTGGTTGATGACGAACGCAGGAAATAGGAAAGCGGGTTTGGCAGAGAAGAAGCAGTATGTGGGTTTGTGTTTTACTTGAAAAGAATGTTGGTAGTAAGGAATTGCAGGTAAGTGTTGAGAGGGGTAAAATAGGGGGCTTTATATAGAGAAGGAAGGAGGATGAAAGGGTGAGATGAAAAGGTACATTAATTACCAGATGAGTGAACACGTGCTTACATTTGGGTATTCAAGAGTCAAGTTTGATGTTCATATTAAAAGAGGACACGTCGATCAAGGATTTGAATTTGAACGGACGTGATTCATTGAAAAGGCCAAGTGGAAAGGACATTTTAGTCCGGCAATCATGACGTTCCAGGAGTCGCTGGAACGGTACAACCTTTTGTGTTTGAATTCATTTTATGTGCTTTTAATcgcatttattttttatgatggTAATCATGTTGGTGGGATTTAAAGACGCGGTAATGCTGCGGCTCAAGTTCCAAAATATTTGTGGATATCTGTTGATGTAATTGTAGCAGGAAAAGCAATGATGATTCTTTCCACAGTCAGGGCGTAGCAGGTAATAGGCTCAGAGATTTGACAGGTTAGGTTGAACAcgcaagaaaagaagaaggggaAAGAGCTGGTTTGACgtggttattattattatttacttttaCTCAAATGAACACATGTTATGATTTACACGCCCATTCTAATTGCATCATGAGGGCTTATTAAAGACACTTTCGCCTTATACTAAGCCTCAATGTCTTGAGGGCTTGTGGTATGGTATGGGCTGATCAATATGTATATTACTTAGGCTGACCGAATCATGTATTAgatgggccgggtaacccatgatccaaccggatcaaaacccaactataaataaagaaggaccgcccaagcggcggGGCCCCTATCATTTTTCACGCATTTTACTCACTTTGTTTAGTCTCGCTTGCTCTCGAtattggttagccttagtctgcggttccataccggaacaaaGAACAACTCATCCTGTCTAAGGCTGATTAGTCATATGATAACATTCTCATGAATGATTGCACAAAGTTGTCCATGGGCAACAACGACTATTTCGGAAGTCCTTCTACGTACAAGGCTTTCTAACGACTTGCAGGGACAACTATGATAGACTCTGAGCCtctaattaaatacattaagtATTTGCTCGTTGTAATGCTAAACTTCGAGTTCTTCTCAATTCTAAGATTCTATATTTACTTTCTCAATACCTTGAGCTTTGGAGTGTCTTCTACAGATACTATACACCTTCTGCCGCGTTTACGAAGCTTCGTCGTGTAAGCAGAGCCATTCGAAGCCACACATCACTACCGGCCGGAAACAAGGGAACCGAGCAATCTCATTTCATGAATTTCATTAGTATAACCAATGTGCAAAAAATGGTCTACAATTTTACATGATGAAGGTAGGCTAGGAGTAGAAAAGGATGGAGAAAATAAACGATGGGAAGAGTTTGAAAAGTACAGACAGCATCAGTAATTATAATTACATAATCGAAGCGAGACATGACAACACAAAAAAGGGACGTTTCATAGTAGCTAGAGAGGTCGCAGACAATGCACCCACATGCACCGGTCTCCAATTTATTTAACACGCCAACCATCTCTCTTACTCGTTTCTTACTTTTTAATCATATTCAGCTACCGTCCAAACAAAACCTTATCTATCAAAGTTCACTACAGATTCTCATACTGACTCTGACTCTATATAAGCATATGCTAGGTTAATTCCACATACACTGAAAACCAAGCCCTCatcttaaacataaataaacacTTCCAAAGGTTCCAATATATCCTTAATTGTCATCATGGCCAAGAATATTATCAGAAAGAAGGGTAGTAATAGTACTAGTAGTAGTGGAGGTGGCATTGTGAGCCTCAAATTTGTAGTTGAGAAGCTTCCCAAGAAGCTCTTACTAAGAAGAAACAAAAAAGCAAGTTCAAATTTTGATCAGCAATACAAAGAAGAAGCTTGCTATGATTCTGCCTCCTCTGTGCCAGAGGATGTGAAGGAAGGGCATTTTGCTGTGATTGCTGAAGGAAGGGAAGAAGCTGAAGCAAAGAGATTTGTGCTTCCAATAAGCTGTTTATCAAACCCTATTTTCTTGAGGCTGTTGGAGCAAGCAGCTGAAGAGTATGGATTTGAACATGAAGGTGCAGTCACCATTCCTTGCAGGCCTTGTGAGCTTGAGAGGATACTTGCTGCACAACAATGGCTTCAAGATGATGGATCATCAGATGATGCTGGAAGCTGGAATTCCTGTGATAACTCCATGGTTTCTCAAAACTACTACTCATAAAAAATGGTAGATATATAGTCATATACTGATTCATAACAAAACAATGCTATGATTTCATTATTTGAtgcattttaatttctttaaatatAGTTTTTAGTATTAGATGAAACTCATTTGAATTTCACCACTAACTGCATATGTTTGGATCGAAATCCTTCTAGAATTTattctaaaatcaaaattaattttggaaaaaagCTTATGTGATGAGTAGCTTTTAAATaccaaaattaatttcaaagaaagagaagttgattCATACATATCATAAGTTGTTTCTGGTTCAATCCACATGAAATACATCTCATAGTAAAAAAGTGTGTTgagaaaatgtaaaaaaatgtGTTGATTAGTTAATAGCCCTTTTCATCATGATATATGGAACAAGATGTCAAATTAAGAGCTTGTTGTTGTGTTAATTACTTTCTTTCCAGCATCTAATTTCCTTATTAGTGTCCCAATTAAGACTTGCTAGCCTTATAGTTATATTCAAATATTGAAATTTAGTTTGACTGTTTTATTCATGGAATAAAATAATCTCTTTTAAtgtttttctttaattaaaagataaaaataaaaagaagatatTTTCCATCAAAAAGAGATATTTTGTTGCGAAAATTAAATCTTaacaatttgattttttttacattagaaagataaattgcacactTCAGGGATTGATCTCTCGATATCTctcacccaactcatatgtaagcttttaccacttgagctatcattcaggaCTAAACAATTGGATCTAACTATGAATAGTTAATTAAATTGGAATATATTGTGTAAGAAATTCtgatataacaattttattttgaatttttgtatCATCACCTGTGTTAAAAATATATTCATATGTCTTTTACTACCAACAACTtaagtttttaaaataattggTTCACTGGTATCAAGATCTTTATGattaaggtagcgtttggtgactGAACGAAACAGGACAGAAAAGAACGGAACGGAACATAACAGGatggaacaggacaataatgttctatgtgttgtgtttggtaactccaagtcaatagaacagaaccatgattttaattacatatataaccctgcatgtttaatatttgattgaggaaaacaaattgaactcaattgaacattttgcatagaaacaaattgaactcatgaaacaaacacaaaaagtgatatttgattaaaaaagttttttttttaagtgattttttttattttaaaagtgatttttttattaaaaaattatttttccaaaataagttgaatcaaacgcgctctaattggctcgtttatcattgcttacaaaaagtgattttactttgaaaaaaataattgattttattttaagtgattttttttgaaaaagtagatttttatttaactttgtctataaatataataagtgcttttcaattttataagtgattttaaattgtttagatacataaaatttcaaatataaattaggggtatttttgaacttgcaaaagttttaagagagggttccgttccgttcccttctgttccacccttttccagggaaccaaagtgtcccgttccttgagccttttgtcccgttccgttctatcttaaaaacacgacaaacacagaacggaacCCATGTGTCATGTTCCGTTATCTTCCtacctgtctaccaaacgctacctaagtGACAAAGTTCATTCTTGATTGTCCCTATTCTAATTTAAAATGTTGAATTTCAGCAAAACGCGATTCAAGGGACATGCTAGAAATGTAATATAGAACAGTTGATGTTTCCTTTactacccaacaacttaagttaATAATTGTTTTACTATAAttcatattaatttaatttaacaaatctagatatttttatctttttgtaaatatttttCATCTCAATTCTCTTAGTCTAGCCTTCCTAGGGGCCGGGGTTGTTTCAATATGTTCTATTTCTCTACTTCATGAGAGGGTTGTGATTATGCAATTCtctcattcaataaaattatcTTTTTgttatcaaaaaaatatttttcatctcATTATTTGATTCTAACCATGGATGGCTAAATTTGATATATGTTAATTATAACTTATATACTCTACAATTTAATttgggatgtaaaatttaaattcaatttaCAAATAATGTGTTTAGTAAAAATTATGAttcaatataaaatattataatacaAGTTCAAATCTCACCAAAATCATTTATTGAGAGGGGCAGTTACAACTTACAATTTCTCAAACGGTGGGAACATCGTCAAATGCCAAAATAAATGTAAAACATTTTATAAgaattactaaaaaaaattaatcaaatagaacatgaaattgaaattgaacaaaaactaattaaataatgtaaaaataCCAATAACATGTTGATCTAGTGATAGACAAACTAAATCCTCATAAAGGTGAAGACACAAGTTTAAACTCTGAAATAACTATTTGTTGGGAGAAACCGTCTAAGATTCCTAATCGAATTGACAGCGgtcaaaaagacaaaaaaaagttaGTGCCAAAACAAGAACTCAGATCTCAAATTTGTAAATTATAAACTAAACATGCTCTATATATGATGGTAACTTTAAGCGAGAATACATTGAAATATTTGAAATAGAGTCCCATCCTTTTCCATACATTTTTCtcatggaaaatgttttcttgaTATTTGGCTTAATTATACTTTTGACCATCTTGTAATTTGATTTTGTGCAATTTGGTCATTCTAGTTTTTTCCAGCTAATGATGTCACTCTACTTTCAAACTTGAGGAAAATTGATCTCTATCTCGAAtctaatatatttaaaattcttAAATCTTCATTTTTCTATTAAAATTAAAACGTTTCAGGTTACTAATGGATTTGGAATGTAaaatacaaaacaaaaaaattaataaaatatcaatagattttaaagaaattttttaGATGTGAGATTAGGACTTAATAATtatccccgtaggatagctcaagtggtaggagctggggatatatgggttgggtagggggaggtctaGGGCTCGATAGATTTCTTgcgagtgcaatttatctttccgatgtatcaaaaaaaaatcaatagaaAAATTTGgggtatttttatattatttagtgaaatttaatatattagtTAATGAGTTTTAAGAGTAAAAATTAAATGACTAAtactttaataaaaaaattgtttcagctttcaaaaaaaattgctaATATTTATTACTTGACCAAAATCAGACATCAAatatgtaacaccccattttctgttattaggttatttattattttattttaattagtattatggtatatggtaattaagtgattttgttagataattaagtgattatgtgatatagataaatacggttttagggtttagtatGAGTAATTGAgtgtggggcccattgtatggctatttaagggttaggagtgaaatagaaagaaagaaaagaaaaaaaataaggattagaagagaagcagaacaagaaacacgtgaaagcagagaaggagaggagaaaagaggagaaaacttagaactgatctacaagaggtaagggtttgaattcatgttttatggattggtatgatagtggataatgatagaaagcatgatttaggaaccctaggttgcaaaaattcccaaattgaaatagttagggtttggcttttagatgattttgggggtagatgataggcttgcatgatgcgcagaaatttacgttctcttgtaccctttttcgtgctatgttaatggcagaatttgaagaagtagtcttcataaaagttgtaggtttttctgttacgaaacgtttgccactggtttcacgtcattccgacgtctgtagctcgagttatgtgtattttagtgagtataggttaaggtgtccagtttcttacgaactgcggttagtgtacgatttttcctgatttttgtactttgaattgtgacttgaaaatttatagaggtttacaaaacgtgtatacggaaccatgataaaaatattagatttttctgagtatatttgataatttacatctgtttaatagttcattagatgtgtggtgcgcgcacatggcgagttgcgcaggaacatgtcgcaagatgtcgcgacatggcgagttgcgtagggagatgtcgtgagatgtcgcgacatggcgagttattcagcgacatggcgagttgcgtagggagatgtcgtgagatgtcgcgacatggcgagttgtgcagtgagatgtcgcgagatggcgagcatgagcatgtcgcgagtttttgggaaaatttagagagaaatccagtctttaggaaatagttgcagaacctgttatatatgaattatatttaatttacatctatttttaataatcattatatgatgttgtttctgaattgatgttatgtttgagatgctaagttgttgtgattgcaagttgtataattgataacatgtaatatgtgttttgtgcaactggtgatgaatatgctaaaataattaggacttggagatggtctgaatatgcatatgttagttgagttttgcacaatacactgcatagttgtcaagaggcaatgtttgctagttctcgtggaggctagtgacttgtcccaaaactggagtggttttgaagcctagagcgagggctttattggtggttatctgtctggagtggatgcGGTGATACcactaaggataacaactttggtaccaaaggcatt
This portion of the Lotus japonicus ecotype B-129 chromosome 3, LjGifu_v1.2 genome encodes:
- the LOC130748760 gene encoding protein SMALL AUXIN UP-REGULATED RNA 12-like — encoded protein: MAKNIIRKKGSNSTSSSGGGIVSLKFVVEKLPKKLLLRRNKKASSNFDQQYKEEACYDSASSVPEDVKEGHFAVIAEGREEAEAKRFVLPISCLSNPIFLRLLEQAAEEYGFEHEGAVTIPCRPCELERILAAQQWLQDDGSSDDAGSWNSCDNSMVSQNYYS